In Urechidicola croceus, a single window of DNA contains:
- a CDS encoding APC family permease, producing MKDTTDKNNKLSLIGSISLGTGVMIGAGIFVLMGQIAELVGDLFPIAFIAGAVVVGFSSYSYVKFSNAFPSSGGVVKFFNKSYGPGTTTGVYSLLMYVSMVVAQSLVAGTFGAYTLRLFPESYAGYASILGILLLVTAYIINILGNKVIGATATFTAIIKVGGIALLAIAGLVASGFADITGDYIPQNTETLPQGFGFVAALALSILAYKGFTTITNQGGDIKNPHKNLGRSIVISILICTLIYVALALAVAGGLSIPEIIKAKDYALAAAAEPVFGEWGLWFTIAIAIVATFSGVIASVFSASRLLGMLSNMKQVPSLKRIGNFKNPALIFTVSLAILLTALFDLTRIASIGAIFYLIMDIAIHWGLFRHLKNEVKFKPIIPLIAIVMDTVVLAAFLYIKYLNDPMVLIVAAIGIILILIAERFFMISHTDDDGNMPMGMENTNSKNNKS from the coding sequence ATGAAAGACACAACAGATAAAAACAATAAGCTTTCCTTAATAGGGTCTATATCTCTAGGAACTGGTGTAATGATTGGTGCTGGCATATTTGTTCTTATGGGACAAATAGCGGAGTTAGTTGGAGATCTGTTCCCGATTGCCTTTATTGCGGGAGCTGTTGTGGTGGGTTTCAGCTCTTATTCCTACGTAAAGTTCTCAAATGCTTTTCCATCCTCTGGAGGTGTGGTTAAGTTTTTCAATAAATCCTATGGACCTGGAACGACAACCGGTGTCTATTCTTTACTAATGTATGTTTCAATGGTCGTTGCACAAAGTTTAGTTGCAGGAACCTTTGGCGCTTATACCCTTCGATTATTCCCAGAAAGTTATGCTGGTTATGCATCCATACTTGGTATTCTACTTTTGGTAACAGCTTATATAATAAATATTCTAGGAAATAAAGTAATTGGAGCAACGGCCACTTTTACAGCAATTATTAAAGTAGGTGGTATTGCACTACTTGCGATTGCAGGTCTGGTAGCTTCTGGATTTGCGGATATTACAGGAGACTATATCCCACAAAATACCGAAACGTTACCACAAGGGTTCGGCTTTGTAGCGGCATTGGCATTATCAATCCTTGCCTATAAAGGGTTCACAACAATAACGAATCAAGGTGGAGACATCAAAAATCCACACAAAAACCTTGGAAGATCCATTGTGATTTCTATTCTTATCTGCACACTTATTTATGTAGCCTTGGCACTTGCTGTTGCAGGCGGTTTAAGCATTCCTGAAATAATAAAGGCAAAAGATTATGCTTTGGCAGCAGCAGCCGAACCTGTTTTTGGGGAATGGGGCTTATGGTTTACTATAGCAATCGCTATTGTAGCAACCTTTTCAGGGGTTATCGCCAGTGTATTTTCGGCATCGCGCTTATTGGGGATGTTGAGTAATATGAAACAAGTACCCTCTTTAAAAAGGATAGGTAATTTTAAAAATCCAGCGCTCATATTCACGGTTTCCCTTGCCATTTTACTCACTGCCCTTTTCGATTTAACAAGAATCGCTTCTATAGGAGCTATTTTCTACCTTATTATGGATATAGCTATCCATTGGGGGCTTTTTCGCCACCTAAAAAACGAGGTGAAATTTAAACCCATCATTCCGTTAATAGCTATTGTAATGGACACGGTAGTACTGGCAGCCTTTCTATATATAAAATATCTGAATGATCCAATGGTGCTCATCGTAGCAGCAATTGGAATTATCCTGATT
- a CDS encoding NAD(P)/FAD-dependent oxidoreductase, which yields MNANHSNNNTKESACKVTDEICLPDSNLPRVIIIGGGFAGLALVEKLKHKEVQVVLFDKNNFHQFQPLFYQVATSALEPDSIVFPFRKQISGYKNVLFRLAEVEEIQPSTNTIITNKGRVHFDYLVLATGTTTNFFGMDNVESHSLGMKNIRDSLNIRHMMLQNLEQAAITCDDKERDALTNFVIVGGGPAGVEMAGALAEFRKYILPKDYPEYPSSIMNIYLIEAIDELLSTMSDKASSKTLEYLKDLEVKVLLNESVSNYDGSQVVTNCDKIILTKNLIWTAGVKGQFPKGIDKKHVVKGNRLKTDSFLMVEGYKNIFAIGDIAAVITEETPKGHPQVAQTAIQQGKYLGNVLLKIIKDEGVNSFEYKDKGSLATVGKRKAVADLGKFKFAGYFAWLLWSVVHLLSISGFRNRLMVGFNWAVSYFTYEKSNRLIIRNFKPKPSVNNTKK from the coding sequence ATGAACGCTAACCACTCAAATAATAATACAAAAGAATCTGCTTGCAAAGTAACAGATGAAATCTGCCTTCCAGACTCTAATTTACCTCGTGTTATTATTATAGGTGGTGGGTTTGCAGGTTTAGCGTTGGTTGAAAAACTGAAACACAAAGAGGTGCAGGTGGTACTGTTCGATAAAAACAACTTCCACCAGTTTCAGCCCTTATTTTATCAAGTGGCAACGAGTGCTTTGGAACCTGATAGTATTGTATTCCCTTTCAGAAAACAAATTAGTGGTTATAAAAATGTATTGTTTCGTTTAGCTGAAGTCGAGGAAATCCAACCTTCTACAAACACAATTATAACCAATAAAGGAAGAGTTCACTTCGACTATCTCGTATTGGCAACGGGTACAACAACTAATTTTTTTGGTATGGACAATGTCGAGTCCCATAGTCTTGGGATGAAAAACATTCGCGATTCTTTAAATATTCGCCATATGATGCTGCAAAATCTGGAACAAGCTGCAATCACTTGTGATGATAAAGAACGTGATGCCTTAACAAATTTCGTCATCGTTGGCGGTGGTCCCGCTGGTGTGGAAATGGCAGGAGCTTTGGCAGAATTCCGCAAATATATTCTTCCCAAAGATTATCCAGAATACCCTTCTTCCATAATGAACATCTATTTAATTGAAGCCATTGATGAGCTTTTAAGTACGATGTCAGACAAGGCATCATCAAAAACGCTAGAATATTTGAAGGATTTGGAGGTAAAGGTATTACTCAATGAATCGGTAAGCAATTACGATGGTTCACAGGTTGTCACAAATTGTGATAAGATTATTTTAACAAAAAACCTAATCTGGACAGCTGGTGTGAAAGGACAGTTTCCAAAAGGTATTGATAAAAAACACGTGGTAAAGGGTAACCGCTTAAAAACAGACTCATTTTTAATGGTAGAAGGCTACAAAAACATTTTTGCCATAGGCGATATAGCGGCTGTAATTACAGAAGAAACTCCAAAAGGACATCCGCAAGTAGCACAAACAGCTATTCAGCAAGGTAAATATTTAGGTAATGTATTATTGAAAATTATTAAGGATGAGGGTGTGAACTCTTTCGAATATAAAGACAAAGGTTCATTAGCTACAGTAGGGAAACGTAAGGCAGTAGCTGATTTGGGCAAATTCAAATTTGCAGGTTATTTCGCTTGGCTATTATGGTCAGTTGTACACTTATTATCCATAAGCGGATTTAGAAATAGATTGATGGTTGGTTTTAATTGGGCGGTAAGCTATTTCACTTATGAAAAGAGCAACCGCCTAATTATTAGAAATTTTAAACCAAAACCGTCGGTTAATAACACAAAGAAATAA
- a CDS encoding universal stress protein translates to MKIVLAIDGSDFSKLAVKELAKLPLQNESEVCIINVYEHPAISTSSLITSTSSINSYYKEFLSNAEKIGKKIVSEAGKVLKEKNSSLRITTNVVSGLPKKEILEKAESFDADLIVVGSQGQGAFSRLLLGSVSQYLATHAKCSVMIVKDKDAK, encoded by the coding sequence ATGAAAATAGTGTTAGCCATAGATGGTTCTGATTTTAGTAAACTAGCAGTAAAAGAACTTGCAAAATTACCCTTACAAAATGAAAGTGAGGTCTGCATTATAAACGTGTATGAACATCCTGCGATATCAACATCATCATTAATTACATCAACAAGTTCTATTAATTCCTACTACAAAGAGTTTTTATCAAACGCTGAAAAAATAGGGAAAAAGATTGTTTCCGAAGCTGGTAAAGTATTGAAAGAAAAAAATAGCTCACTTCGTATAACAACAAATGTTGTCAGCGGTCTTCCTAAAAAAGAAATTTTGGAAAAAGCGGAATCTTTTGATGCCGATTTGATTGTAGTGGGTTCGCAAGGGCAAGGCGCATTTTCACGTCTTTTATTAGGTTCCGTTTCACAGTATTTAGCAACACACGCCAAATGTTCAGTAATGATTGTAAAAGACAAGGACGCAAAGTAA
- a CDS encoding lycopene cyclase domain-containing protein: protein MSLITMPFGLTEPLFVPEYWFPPSLFDLAEITGFDIESLIFSFAIGGIGTVLYNLIFKRGLAEIPHSERSHSRHRLHIYILFIPAAVFIILALFTSLNHIYCGIIALFIGGLATLYCRPDLKGKIWVGGILFTVLYFIYFGSILPFYPQYVELYWNLDNLTHILVLGIPIEELMFAFTFGMYWSGLYEHIYWRKLIQTEIIIPLKD, encoded by the coding sequence ATGAGCCTGATTACGATGCCCTTTGGTTTAACAGAACCGTTGTTTGTACCAGAATATTGGTTTCCACCTTCGCTTTTTGATTTGGCCGAAATAACAGGCTTCGATATCGAAAGTTTGATTTTCTCTTTCGCAATAGGTGGAATTGGCACTGTACTCTACAACCTTATTTTTAAAAGAGGACTTGCCGAAATACCACATAGCGAACGAAGTCATAGTAGGCACCGATTGCATATTTATATACTTTTTATACCAGCAGCTGTATTCATCATTCTGGCGCTTTTTACGTCGCTCAATCACATTTATTGCGGCATTATAGCTTTGTTCATAGGTGGATTGGCGACTCTTTATTGTCGCCCAGATTTAAAAGGAAAGATTTGGGTTGGGGGAATTCTGTTTACGGTATTGTACTTCATTTATTTCGGAAGCATCCTTCCGTTCTATCCTCAATATGTGGAGTTGTACTGGAATCTAGACAACCTGACCCATATTCTTGTCTTGGGCATTCCTATTGAAGAATTAATGTTCGCCTTCACTTTTGGGATGTATTGGTCTGGATTGTATGAACATATCTATTGGCGAAAACTCATTCAAACTGAAATAATTATTCCACTAAAAGATTAA
- a CDS encoding DUF5676 family membrane protein — MHRLNVKKLGFAFGLTGTIIYLGCMIVMATAGREGSIIFFNSLLHGLDTTNVIRMDVPLLEVLMGIVQTFILWWLIGASIGAFYNAQIKIKK, encoded by the coding sequence ATGCATCGCTTAAACGTAAAAAAACTCGGATTTGCCTTCGGTCTTACAGGAACCATAATTTATTTGGGCTGTATGATAGTAATGGCTACAGCAGGGCGGGAAGGTTCAATCATCTTTTTCAATAGCTTATTGCACGGCTTGGACACCACCAATGTCATTAGAATGGATGTTCCCCTATTAGAAGTGTTAATGGGTATCGTACAAACTTTTATCCTTTGGTGGCTTATAGGCGCTTCTATTGGCGCTTTTTATAATGCGCAAATAAAAATAAAAAAGTAA
- a CDS encoding SHOCT domain-containing protein: MHLYDGHFGGMHLIWWIIWVILLAWIFFIPADIPYQKTIKDSPLDILKKRYAKGEISKEDYEESKRILNSDN, translated from the coding sequence ATGCATTTATACGACGGACACTTTGGAGGAATGCACCTAATATGGTGGATTATATGGGTCATCTTACTTGCTTGGATATTCTTTATCCCAGCAGATATACCCTATCAAAAAACAATAAAGGACAGCCCACTGGATATTCTTAAAAAACGCTATGCAAAAGGCGAAATATCCAAGGAAGACTATGAAGAATCTAAAAGAATTTTAAACTCGGACAACTAA
- a CDS encoding heavy-metal-associated domain-containing protein has translation MKQKFQINGISCGGCVARVKKTLEEHPNIEKAEIFLAPKGATRITMNEALSVADLQKQLDELNGYTITELNQ, from the coding sequence ATGAAACAAAAATTTCAAATAAACGGAATTAGTTGTGGTGGATGTGTAGCAAGGGTCAAGAAGACTTTGGAAGAACATCCCAATATCGAAAAGGCAGAAATTTTTCTGGCACCAAAAGGAGCTACACGTATCACGATGAATGAAGCACTTTCGGTTGCCGACTTGCAAAAGCAACTCGATGAGCTCAATGGATATACAATCACAGAACTTAATCAATAA
- a CDS encoding WG repeat-containing protein yields MKKLLITLVLIPFIGIAQTFENLDYISPFSNGVAAIKKGNEWGFIDPEGNLIVDFRNDLVATKTDNASYPIFSNGKCLIANQKDGVLYYGYIDKTGKTVITPQFLNANNFQYGKALVLKVEKETIGYNDIFKKDVVNYHYFELVIDENGNTIDHLTQLAIHVSPKDKNDKNPPAITSKLISENLVAVKGNNKKWRIKKI; encoded by the coding sequence ATGAAAAAACTACTTATCACATTAGTATTAATTCCCTTTATAGGAATTGCACAAACCTTTGAAAATTTAGACTACATCTCGCCTTTTAGCAATGGCGTCGCTGCCATTAAAAAAGGGAACGAATGGGGTTTTATTGACCCAGAAGGAAATTTAATCGTTGATTTTCGAAATGATTTGGTGGCAACCAAAACAGACAATGCAAGCTACCCTATATTCAGTAACGGAAAATGCCTGATTGCAAACCAAAAAGATGGCGTGCTCTATTATGGCTATATCGATAAAACTGGAAAAACTGTCATCACTCCACAATTCCTCAATGCCAACAACTTTCAATATGGCAAAGCCTTGGTGTTAAAAGTTGAAAAAGAAACCATTGGCTATAATGACATTTTCAAAAAAGACGTGGTAAACTACCATTATTTTGAGCTTGTTATAGATGAGAATGGTAATACCATTGACCATTTAACGCAATTGGCCATTCACGTCTCGCCAAAAGATAAGAATGATAAAAATCCACCTGCCATCACATCAAAATTGATTTCGGAAAATTTGGTGGCAGTTAAAGGTAATAATAAGAAGTGGCGTATAAAAAAAATCTAA
- a CDS encoding helix-turn-helix domain-containing protein yields MNKPKEFWIKNMVCNRCLKVIKQELQELEVTVLSLELGRLLVEAQKKTNNEIIDTVTSVLHANNFEIVQNEEEMLTERIKIILIEQLQELPLHIKVKTSELLASRLHKDYKTLSRLFSANQQTTIEKYFIKLKIEKVKELIQLKQHSFSDIGYLLDYSSVNHLSRQFKEVVGMSMTDYKNTGNWKRNFYDEII; encoded by the coding sequence ATGAACAAACCAAAAGAATTTTGGATTAAGAATATGGTCTGTAACCGCTGCTTAAAAGTAATTAAACAAGAATTACAAGAACTTGAAGTTACAGTGCTTTCCTTGGAATTAGGAAGGTTGCTGGTAGAAGCACAAAAAAAAACGAACAATGAAATTATCGATACCGTTACAAGTGTACTTCACGCCAATAATTTTGAAATTGTTCAGAATGAAGAAGAAATGCTCACAGAAAGAATCAAGATTATTCTAATAGAACAATTGCAAGAGCTACCGTTACATATTAAGGTAAAAACATCTGAACTATTGGCTTCAAGACTTCATAAAGATTACAAGACATTGAGCAGATTGTTTTCAGCAAATCAACAGACAACCATTGAAAAGTACTTTATCAAATTAAAAATAGAAAAAGTCAAAGAGCTCATTCAGCTTAAACAACATTCCTTTTCAGATATAGGATATTTATTGGACTACAGTAGTGTCAACCACCTGTCTAGACAGTTTAAGGAAGTGGTGGGAATGAGTATGACCGATTACAAAAACACAGGAAATTGGAAACGGAATTTCTATGATGAAATTATATAG
- a CDS encoding HYC_CC_PP family protein, protein MKSFFTKILSFFLAVFILFSTTSFTVNMHFCCNKMVDLAFFSKAESCMETAQKKDNNSKQCTTIQEKDCCDNKTILKEGDDTFKKANTISEIETLVFLNNFVYSYINLFEGLEKNTVSFKAYRPPLLSTDLVILNESFLI, encoded by the coding sequence GTGAAATCTTTTTTTACTAAAATACTGTCCTTCTTTTTAGCAGTTTTTATACTGTTTTCCACCACATCCTTTACGGTAAATATGCACTTTTGCTGTAATAAAATGGTGGATTTGGCTTTTTTTAGTAAAGCAGAATCTTGTATGGAGACTGCACAGAAAAAAGATAATAATTCCAAGCAATGTACTACAATACAAGAGAAAGACTGTTGCGATAATAAGACCATCTTGAAAGAAGGAGATGACACCTTCAAGAAGGCCAATACAATTTCAGAGATTGAAACTTTAGTTTTCTTAAACAACTTCGTCTATTCTTATATCAACCTTTTTGAAGGTTTAGAGAAAAACACAGTTTCTTTTAAGGCTTATAGGCCACCTTTGCTATCCACAGACCTTGTAATCCTCAACGAGTCCTTTTTAATTTGA
- a CDS encoding HYC_CC_PP family protein: MKKVFHKISSVCLALIVLLSTVSFTIDSHYCGDTLVDSSLFGHVETCGMDKQLSKNDCQSEVQDDSCCSDKQLVVEGQDDLKMSFNTLNFEQQVFVVSFVHSYINLFETLDSHIVPFRDYAVPFLIRDIQKLHETYLI; this comes from the coding sequence ATGAAAAAAGTTTTTCATAAAATATCATCCGTTTGTTTGGCACTTATCGTGCTATTGTCAACAGTTTCTTTTACTATTGATAGTCATTACTGTGGCGATACTTTAGTGGATTCTTCTTTATTTGGGCACGTTGAAACTTGCGGAATGGATAAACAACTATCCAAAAATGATTGTCAAAGTGAAGTTCAGGATGATTCCTGCTGTTCAGATAAGCAATTAGTTGTTGAAGGTCAGGACGACCTGAAGATGTCTTTTAACACCTTAAATTTTGAGCAACAAGTCTTTGTTGTCTCTTTTGTACATTCTTATATCAATCTCTTTGAGACTCTTGATTCACACATTGTACCATTTAGAGATTATGCGGTTCCCTTTCTCATACGGGATATACAAAAACTGCACGAGACGTATTTAATTTGA
- a CDS encoding efflux RND transporter permease subunit, with protein sequence MLNKSIKFLIENKLVAVLLLALFIAWGVVNAPFEWNTGSLPRDPVAVDAIPDIGENQQIVFTKWDGRSPQDIEDQITYPLTTSLLGIPGVKTIRSSSMFGFSSIYIIFEEDIEFYWSRSRILEKLNSLPAGLLPEGVNPALGPDATGLGQIYWYTLEGRDKDGNVTGGWDLQELRSIQDFYVKYALSSASGVSEVASIGGYVLEYQVDVNPELMRQYNIGLSEVVKAVKQSNKDVGAQTLEINQAEYLIRGLGYIKKLSDLENAVVTSKDFTSIRIKDIAKVTHGPATRRGLLDKEGAEVVGGVVVARYGANPMEVINNVKEKINELSSGLPSKTLSDGRTSQLTIVPFYDRTELIQETLGTLDEALTLEILITIFVIIIMVFNLRASVLISGLLPVAVLMVFISMKLFNVDANIVALSGIAIAIGTMVDVGVILSENVLRHIDENEEKLPMNTVVYNATAEVSGAILTAVMTTIISFIPVFTMIGAEGKLFRPLAFTKTAALTASLIVALFLIPPFAAYLFKKRNLKTSFSYMLNGALIVFGVLSLILGYPLGLILVAFGVVGFLSLKEKITSKRANIINIFVSAFAIIFLLAEYWRPLGVDRSILINLIFVGLICFGLLGVFTLFRNYYVRILNWALRNKLLFLSIPTAIVIFGVMIMRNTGKEFMPSLNEGSFLLMPTSMPHAGVEENKRVLQQLDMAVASIPEIETVVGKSGRTESALDPAPLSMYENVIQYKSEYILNEKRKRQRFKVNEDGLFVLKDGSLVTNPNSEIEVEDDDYKASKITDPFSVTSSQLIPDDDGEYFRNWRPEIESPDDIWKEIVRVTKLPGVTSAPKLQPIETRLVMLQTGMRAPMGIKVKGQDLKEIEAFGVQLEDILKQAEGVKDEAVFADRIVGKPYLLIDIDRERLARYGITIEQVQQVIQVSVGGMVLSQTVEGRERYGIRVRYPRELRANPNDLKDIYVPVEKGSPVPLSELVTIRYEKGPQVIKSEDTFLVGYVLFDKLDGFAEVDVVENAQALIQEKIDNGELTVPKGINYQFTGTYENQLRAEKTLSVVVPLALAIIFLILYFQFRSVGTSLMVFTGIAVAFAGGFLMIWFYGQDWFLNFSFFGENLRDLFQMHTINLSVAVWVGFIALFGIATDDGVVMATYLTQTFDRNTPETKQEIRASVVEAGEKRIRPCLMTTATTILALLPVLTSTGRGSDIMIPMAIPSFGGMLIALVTLFVVPVLFSWKQEFQLKRATK encoded by the coding sequence ATGCTGAATAAAAGCATCAAATTTTTAATCGAGAACAAGCTAGTAGCCGTTCTACTACTTGCACTTTTTATTGCTTGGGGAGTCGTAAACGCCCCGTTTGAATGGAATACAGGCTCACTTCCTCGAGACCCTGTTGCCGTAGATGCCATACCAGATATTGGCGAAAACCAACAAATTGTATTTACTAAATGGGATGGTCGATCCCCACAGGATATTGAAGATCAAATTACTTATCCTCTAACCACATCGCTTCTTGGTATTCCAGGGGTTAAAACAATACGTAGTTCATCTATGTTCGGGTTTTCGAGCATTTATATCATTTTCGAAGAAGATATTGAATTTTATTGGAGCAGAAGCCGAATACTTGAAAAATTAAACTCATTACCAGCCGGACTTCTACCAGAAGGCGTTAATCCAGCTCTAGGTCCCGATGCCACAGGATTAGGGCAAATATATTGGTACACCCTTGAGGGACGTGATAAAGATGGTAATGTTACAGGTGGATGGGATTTACAAGAATTAAGAAGCATTCAAGACTTCTACGTGAAATATGCGTTGTCATCTGCGAGTGGCGTTTCAGAAGTGGCTTCCATCGGCGGATATGTTTTGGAATATCAAGTGGATGTTAATCCCGAATTAATGCGGCAATACAACATAGGCTTGAGTGAGGTTGTAAAAGCAGTAAAACAAAGCAACAAAGATGTTGGTGCACAAACGCTTGAAATCAACCAAGCTGAATACCTTATAAGAGGATTGGGTTATATTAAGAAACTATCTGATTTAGAAAACGCGGTAGTTACTTCAAAAGATTTTACATCCATCCGTATAAAGGATATTGCGAAAGTAACACACGGTCCTGCTACAAGAAGAGGCTTATTGGACAAGGAAGGAGCCGAGGTTGTTGGTGGTGTTGTAGTGGCTCGTTATGGGGCCAATCCTATGGAAGTCATCAACAATGTTAAAGAAAAAATAAACGAGTTAAGTTCTGGGCTTCCATCAAAAACATTAAGCGATGGGAGGACTTCGCAATTAACCATCGTACCCTTTTATGACAGAACAGAACTAATCCAAGAAACCTTGGGCACACTTGATGAAGCGCTAACTTTAGAGATATTGATAACCATTTTTGTGATTATCATAATGGTCTTCAATTTAAGGGCTTCCGTATTGATTTCCGGATTATTGCCTGTTGCGGTTTTGATGGTCTTTATTTCTATGAAACTGTTCAATGTAGATGCAAATATTGTCGCCTTATCTGGTATTGCAATTGCTATTGGAACTATGGTCGATGTGGGCGTTATCCTTTCGGAAAATGTCTTGCGGCATATTGATGAAAATGAAGAAAAGCTACCTATGAATACGGTAGTTTATAATGCGACTGCCGAAGTTTCTGGCGCCATCTTAACGGCAGTAATGACCACTATTATTAGTTTCATTCCTGTATTTACTATGATTGGTGCAGAAGGGAAATTGTTTAGGCCATTGGCATTTACAAAAACGGCAGCACTCACCGCATCTCTTATTGTTGCCCTATTTTTAATTCCACCATTTGCGGCCTATTTATTTAAAAAGAGAAATTTAAAAACTTCTTTTAGTTATATGCTAAATGGAGCATTGATTGTTTTTGGCGTTTTATCTTTAATTTTAGGCTATCCGCTTGGATTAATATTAGTTGCATTTGGCGTTGTTGGCTTCCTTTCACTAAAGGAAAAGATTACGTCAAAACGCGCCAACATCATCAATATATTTGTTTCGGCTTTTGCTATCATATTTCTATTGGCGGAATATTGGAGACCACTGGGAGTAGATAGAAGTATCCTTATAAACTTAATCTTCGTTGGTCTTATCTGTTTTGGTCTTTTGGGTGTATTTACACTTTTTAGAAATTATTATGTTCGGATTTTAAATTGGGCATTGCGTAATAAGCTGTTATTTCTTTCGATACCAACTGCCATTGTAATTTTTGGAGTGATGATTATGCGTAATACTGGTAAAGAGTTTATGCCTTCACTCAATGAGGGTTCATTCCTGTTAATGCCCACTTCAATGCCACACGCAGGTGTGGAGGAAAATAAACGCGTCCTACAGCAACTCGATATGGCCGTTGCGAGCATTCCAGAAATTGAAACTGTAGTCGGTAAATCTGGGCGTACAGAATCAGCATTAGACCCTGCACCGTTATCGATGTATGAGAATGTCATTCAATACAAGTCTGAATATATATTAAATGAGAAAAGAAAAAGACAACGCTTTAAGGTAAACGAAGACGGCTTATTTGTTTTAAAGGATGGCAGTTTAGTAACCAACCCTAATAGCGAAATTGAAGTAGAAGATGATGACTATAAAGCCTCAAAAATTACAGACCCATTCTCTGTGACAAGTTCACAGCTCATTCCAGATGACGATGGAGAGTACTTTAGAAATTGGCGACCTGAAATTGAATCGCCAGACGATATTTGGAAAGAAATCGTAAGGGTTACAAAGCTTCCAGGTGTTACTTCAGCACCAAAGCTACAACCCATAGAAACACGCTTGGTGATGCTACAGACTGGTATGCGAGCACCTATGGGCATTAAGGTGAAAGGACAGGATTTAAAAGAAATTGAGGCGTTTGGGGTACAATTGGAAGATATCTTAAAACAAGCAGAGGGTGTAAAGGATGAAGCAGTTTTTGCCGACCGTATTGTGGGGAAGCCATACCTACTTATAGATATTGACAGAGAACGACTTGCGCGCTATGGCATAACCATAGAGCAAGTACAGCAAGTTATACAGGTTTCTGTTGGTGGTATGGTGCTTTCACAAACAGTAGAAGGTAGGGAGCGCTATGGTATTCGTGTACGCTACCCAAGGGAATTACGCGCAAATCCAAACGATTTAAAAGATATTTATGTGCCTGTAGAAAAAGGAAGTCCGGTTCCGTTAAGTGAGTTGGTCACTATTAGATATGAGAAAGGGCCACAGGTTATAAAGAGTGAAGACACTTTTTTAGTAGGCTATGTCCTTTTTGATAAATTAGATGGTTTCGCCGAAGTAGATGTGGTGGAAAATGCCCAAGCCCTTATTCAAGAAAAAATTGACAATGGCGAATTGACCGTTCCAAAGGGTATCAATTATCAATTTACGGGAACGTATGAAAATCAGTTACGAGCAGAAAAAACATTGAGCGTGGTAGTACCTCTGGCTTTGGCTATTATTTTTCTAATCCTATATTTCCAGTTCCGTTCTGTTGGAACGTCATTAATGGTCTTTACTGGAATTGCTGTCGCCTTTGCGGGAGGTTTTTTAATGATATGGTTCTACGGCCAAGATTGGTTCTTAAACTTCAGCTTTTTCGGAGAAAATTTACGAGACCTCTTTCAAATGCACACCATTAATTTAAGTGTCGCTGTATGGGTTGGTTTTATTGCTCTATTCGGTATTGCTACCGATGATGGTGTGGTTATGGCAACTTATTTGACCCAAACCTTTGATAGAAATACCCCAGAAACAAAACAGGAAATTAGGGCATCTGTAGTTGAAGCTGGAGAAAAGCGTATCCGTCCGTGTTTAATGACAACTGCAACAACTATTCTCGCTTTGTTACCTGTATTGACATCAACAGGTCGTGGGAGTGATATAATGATTCCGATGGCAATCCCTTCATTTGGCGGAATGCTTATAGCACTTGTAACGCTATTTGTTGTGCCAGTTTTATTCAGTTGGAAGCAGGAATTTCAATTAAAACGAGCTACAAAATGA